From Diospyros lotus cultivar Yz01 chromosome 4, ASM1463336v1, whole genome shotgun sequence, a single genomic window includes:
- the LOC127799941 gene encoding psbP domain-containing protein 4, chloroplastic isoform X1 codes for MVTASITSCCSLWRTHQQLNPRHRHMVVHSSSDKSKVSAVPRENGFVDEQSESSSGFLKRRQALVSGICLISSAVLGFPREGAAAIKQGPLAGRIPGLSEPDEQGWRTYRRPDEKSGGHGVGWSPIIPYLFSVPEDWGEVPVSIADLGGTEIDLRFASPKEGRLFVIVAPVLRFADNLGDDAKIERIGPPEKVISAFGPEVIGENVEGKVISMEVTEHSGRKYYQFELEPPHALITATAAGNRLYLFNITANGLQWKRHYNDLKKIADSFRVV; via the exons ATGGTAACAGCCTCGATCACAAGCTGTTGCTCCTTATGGAGAACTCACCAGCAACTTAATCCTCGTCATCGTCATATGGTGGTTCATTCTTCATCTGATAAATCCAAGGTTTCAGCAGTTCCGAGAGAAAACGGGTTTGTAGATGAGCAGAGTGAGAGTTCTTCTGGGTTTCTGAAGAGAAGGCAAGCTCTAGTTTCTGGGATTTGTTTGATTTCTTCAGCTGTTCTGGGTTTTCCAAGGGAAGGAGCTGCAGCTATCAAACAAGGCCCTCTGGCAGGAAGGATTCCTGGTCTCTCTGAACCAGATGAACAAG GTTGGAGGACGTACCGCAGACCAGATGAGAAGTCTGGAGGGCATGGCGTTGGATGGAGTCCTATTATCCCTTACTTGTTCTCGGTGCCTGAAGATTGGGGAGAG GTTCCTGTCTCCATTGCAGATTTAGGTGGAACAGAGATTGACTTGAGATTTGCTAGTCCCAAGGAAGGCCGCCTTTTTGTCATTGTCGCTCCCGTCCTCAGATTCGCAGACA ATCTTGGAGACGATGCTAAAATAGAACGAATTGGACCACCGGAGAAAGTCATCAGTGCATTCGGGCCAGAAGTTATTGGAGAGAATGTGGAAGGGAAGGTGATAAGTATGGAGGTAACCGAACACTCGGGAAGAAAATATTACCAGTTCGAGCTGGAACCCCCTCATGCTCTTATCACTGCAACAGCGGCAGGGAATCGCCTTTATTTGTTCAATATAACTGCAAATG GTCTTCAATGGAAGAGGCACTATAACGATTTGAAGAAGATAGCCGATTCTTTCCGGGTTGTTTGA
- the LOC127799941 gene encoding psbP domain-containing protein 4, chloroplastic isoform X2, with protein MNKTGWRTYRRPDEKSGGHGVGWSPIIPYLFSVPEDWGEVPVSIADLGGTEIDLRFASPKEGRLFVIVAPVLRFADNLGDDAKIERIGPPEKVISAFGPEVIGENVEGKVISMEVTEHSGRKYYQFELEPPHALITATAAGNRLYLFNITANGLQWKRHYNDLKKIADSFRVV; from the exons ATGAACAAG ACAGGTTGGAGGACGTACCGCAGACCAGATGAGAAGTCTGGAGGGCATGGCGTTGGATGGAGTCCTATTATCCCTTACTTGTTCTCGGTGCCTGAAGATTGGGGAGAG GTTCCTGTCTCCATTGCAGATTTAGGTGGAACAGAGATTGACTTGAGATTTGCTAGTCCCAAGGAAGGCCGCCTTTTTGTCATTGTCGCTCCCGTCCTCAGATTCGCAGACA ATCTTGGAGACGATGCTAAAATAGAACGAATTGGACCACCGGAGAAAGTCATCAGTGCATTCGGGCCAGAAGTTATTGGAGAGAATGTGGAAGGGAAGGTGATAAGTATGGAGGTAACCGAACACTCGGGAAGAAAATATTACCAGTTCGAGCTGGAACCCCCTCATGCTCTTATCACTGCAACAGCGGCAGGGAATCGCCTTTATTTGTTCAATATAACTGCAAATG GTCTTCAATGGAAGAGGCACTATAACGATTTGAAGAAGATAGCCGATTCTTTCCGGGTTGTTTGA